Proteins encoded in a region of the Podarcis muralis chromosome 2, rPodMur119.hap1.1, whole genome shotgun sequence genome:
- the TESPA1 gene encoding protein TESPA1 isoform X2, with translation MQSAMPDSPGAHLRSHHALPRAGVLPVMDNNFTSWLSHSSWERRRAWAKPSVAVEEEGSHAEEEASCTPEKALEPSFLEDGFLQGSSSNKIESWLQECSSSLDPFSESISAPGAYAGSCSNRTSFEDDLSLGAEAMVLLGRDRAEPRSQKHTFWPSQHLNLDHSMTSSAFSGSTNKTSSSISEVLDLYEADAETILCNLGFIQEETQAASWIPSRFFSVPSQAEGIDFQLFLRAQVQRLEMEDPCLMLASRFKQVQTLAVTADAFFCLYSYVSKTPIQKISPAHLFWAFPDIPDSWNVPSQPESLPPLKRLQKAVSTMCLYTSTRGGPQGASAVPSSMSRLEQVVWEVMEKARRDKFHFDVEGVKDETHTALPEVPFHHGRMGSDSSESTIVELSPVISSHFCPQATSHSKLESWLSHCMGGESMEGPDHLGHQELYCYGHHSLEVVSSPEESSEESLGEWSAERDSPTRGENGMDILTELR, from the exons ATGCAGAGCGCGATGCCAGATTCACCAGGGGCTCACCTTAGAAGCCACCATGCTCTTCCCAGGGCCGG GGTCTTGCCAGTCATGGACAACAACTTCACCTCCTGGCTGAGCCACTCTTCCTGGGAGCGCCGGAGGGCATGGGCCAAGCCAAGTGTGGCTGTAGAAGAAGAGGGGTCCCATGCTGAAGAGGAAGCATCCTGCACACCCGAAAAAGCTCTTGAACCCTCATTCTTGGAGGATGGTTTCTTGCAAG GGAGCTCATCCAATAAGATTGAGAGCTGGCTGCAGGAATGCAG CTCTTCACTGGACCCCTTCTCAGAGAGCATCTCTGCTCCGGGTGCCTATGCTG GATCCTGCAGCAACAGAACCAGCTTTGAAGATGACCTTAGCCTGGGAGCAGAAG cAATGGTGCTACTGGGCAGAGACAGAGCTGAGCCTAG GTCCCAAAAACATACATTCTGGCCTTCCCAACATCTCAATCTGGATCACAGCATGACTTCCAGTGCCTTCTCAGGCAGCACTAACAAGACCAGCTCAAG CATCTCTGAGGTGCTGGATCTCTATGAAGCTGATGCTGAGACCATCTTGTGCAACCTGGGCTTCATACAAGAGGAGACACAGGCTGCATCTTGGATCCCATCTCGGTTCTTCTCAGTTCCCTCCCAAGCTGAGGGCATTGATTTCCAGCTCTTCCTCAGAGCCCAGGTGCAACGGTTAGAGATGGAGGATCCTTGCTTGATGTTAGCAA GTCGGTTCAAGCAAGTCCAGACTCTGGCTGTAACGGCTGATGCTTTCTTCTGCCTCTACTCTTATGTGTCTAAGACTCCCATCCAAAAGATTTCCCCTGCCCACTTGTTCTGGGCTTTCCCAGACATCCCAGATTCTTGGAATGTTCCTTCCCAGCCTGAGTCTCTGCCTCCTCTCAAGCGTTTGCAAAAAGCCGTTTCCACGATGTGCTTGTACACTTCCACCCGAGGAGGGCCTCAAGGAGCTTCTGCTGTACCATCTTCTATGAGTCGTCTGGAACAGGtagtgtgggaagtgatggaaaaAGCCCGCAGAGACAAGTTCCACTTTGATGTGGAAGGCGTGAAGGATGAGACTCACACAGCGCTCCCTGAAGTCCCCTTTCATCATGGCAGAATGGGAAGTGACTCTTCAGAGTCCACCATAGTGGAGCTATCTCCTGTGATTTCTTCCCACTTCTGCCCTCAAGCTACATCTCATTCAAAGTTGGAATCGTGGCTTTCTCACTGCATGGGTGGAGAAAGCATGGAGGGGCCAGACCACCTTGGCCATCAAGAACTGTACTGTTATGGACACCATTCTCTAGAAGTGGTTTCATCTCCAGAGGAAAGCAGTGAAGAATCCCTTGGGGAGTGGTCAGCAGAAAGGGACTCACCCACCAGAGGGGAGAACGGTATGGACATCTTGACAGAGTTGAGGTAG
- the TESPA1 gene encoding protein TESPA1 isoform X1, which produces MQSAMPDSPGAHLRSHHALPRAGVLPVMDNNFTSWLSHSSWERRRAWAKPSVAVEEEGSHAEEEASCTPEKALEPSFLEDGFLQGSSSNKIESWLQECSSSLDPFSESISAPGAYAGSCSNRTSFEDDLSLGAEAMVLLGRDRAEPSRSQKHTFWPSQHLNLDHSMTSSAFSGSTNKTSSSISEVLDLYEADAETILCNLGFIQEETQAASWIPSRFFSVPSQAEGIDFQLFLRAQVQRLEMEDPCLMLASRFKQVQTLAVTADAFFCLYSYVSKTPIQKISPAHLFWAFPDIPDSWNVPSQPESLPPLKRLQKAVSTMCLYTSTRGGPQGASAVPSSMSRLEQVVWEVMEKARRDKFHFDVEGVKDETHTALPEVPFHHGRMGSDSSESTIVELSPVISSHFCPQATSHSKLESWLSHCMGGESMEGPDHLGHQELYCYGHHSLEVVSSPEESSEESLGEWSAERDSPTRGENGMDILTELR; this is translated from the exons ATGCAGAGCGCGATGCCAGATTCACCAGGGGCTCACCTTAGAAGCCACCATGCTCTTCCCAGGGCCGG GGTCTTGCCAGTCATGGACAACAACTTCACCTCCTGGCTGAGCCACTCTTCCTGGGAGCGCCGGAGGGCATGGGCCAAGCCAAGTGTGGCTGTAGAAGAAGAGGGGTCCCATGCTGAAGAGGAAGCATCCTGCACACCCGAAAAAGCTCTTGAACCCTCATTCTTGGAGGATGGTTTCTTGCAAG GGAGCTCATCCAATAAGATTGAGAGCTGGCTGCAGGAATGCAG CTCTTCACTGGACCCCTTCTCAGAGAGCATCTCTGCTCCGGGTGCCTATGCTG GATCCTGCAGCAACAGAACCAGCTTTGAAGATGACCTTAGCCTGGGAGCAGAAG cAATGGTGCTACTGGGCAGAGACAGAGCTGAGCCTAG CAGGTCCCAAAAACATACATTCTGGCCTTCCCAACATCTCAATCTGGATCACAGCATGACTTCCAGTGCCTTCTCAGGCAGCACTAACAAGACCAGCTCAAG CATCTCTGAGGTGCTGGATCTCTATGAAGCTGATGCTGAGACCATCTTGTGCAACCTGGGCTTCATACAAGAGGAGACACAGGCTGCATCTTGGATCCCATCTCGGTTCTTCTCAGTTCCCTCCCAAGCTGAGGGCATTGATTTCCAGCTCTTCCTCAGAGCCCAGGTGCAACGGTTAGAGATGGAGGATCCTTGCTTGATGTTAGCAA GTCGGTTCAAGCAAGTCCAGACTCTGGCTGTAACGGCTGATGCTTTCTTCTGCCTCTACTCTTATGTGTCTAAGACTCCCATCCAAAAGATTTCCCCTGCCCACTTGTTCTGGGCTTTCCCAGACATCCCAGATTCTTGGAATGTTCCTTCCCAGCCTGAGTCTCTGCCTCCTCTCAAGCGTTTGCAAAAAGCCGTTTCCACGATGTGCTTGTACACTTCCACCCGAGGAGGGCCTCAAGGAGCTTCTGCTGTACCATCTTCTATGAGTCGTCTGGAACAGGtagtgtgggaagtgatggaaaaAGCCCGCAGAGACAAGTTCCACTTTGATGTGGAAGGCGTGAAGGATGAGACTCACACAGCGCTCCCTGAAGTCCCCTTTCATCATGGCAGAATGGGAAGTGACTCTTCAGAGTCCACCATAGTGGAGCTATCTCCTGTGATTTCTTCCCACTTCTGCCCTCAAGCTACATCTCATTCAAAGTTGGAATCGTGGCTTTCTCACTGCATGGGTGGAGAAAGCATGGAGGGGCCAGACCACCTTGGCCATCAAGAACTGTACTGTTATGGACACCATTCTCTAGAAGTGGTTTCATCTCCAGAGGAAAGCAGTGAAGAATCCCTTGGGGAGTGGTCAGCAGAAAGGGACTCACCCACCAGAGGGGAGAACGGTATGGACATCTTGACAGAGTTGAGGTAG